In Suncus etruscus isolate mSunEtr1 chromosome 9, mSunEtr1.pri.cur, whole genome shotgun sequence, the genomic window ggtgtggcccaaaaagccaaaaataaataaataaataaataaataaataaataaataaataaataaaaataaaaaataagggaaggaaggaaggaaggaaggaaggaaggaaggaaggaaggaaggaaggaaggaaggaaggaaggaaggaaggaaggaaggaaggagaaaaaagcccTTGTAGAGGCTGTTTAGTGGGTAAAgcactggtcttgcatgtggttgacctgaatttgatccctagcaacatatatgatcccctgagcctgccaggagtgatccctgaactcaaactcgaaagtaagccctgagcactgccccccccccccaccaccaaataATGCTCttataagggctggagtgataacagttGGTAAAGCAGTTGTTctgcacacaacagacccaggttcaatccctggcaccatatatggtcccccgagccaggagtgatccttaagtgcaaaaccaggcataagccctgatcAATGCTAGATGtagcaacaacagcagcagcccAGGAAGAATACTATTAACCCATATTCTTGTCTCATCAACCTTAATCAGTCTCCATAGGTGCCCATCCAGTTAAAGTCTGGCAGAATACACACTTTTACTAGCTTCCTTGAAGAATATGACATGAAAACTTTAACTCTCtcacttcccctccctccctcccttcctgcttGGTATGAGCCGAAAGGTTTTTGTAAAACAGAGCATGACAAATTCCCTTTGGTTATCTTCTATGAAATTCAAATGAGTTCGCATTAGTTGATCCGTCTCCACTGCCCTAGTATAAAAAAAGAGATTTCACTTTTCATTGGCAAggctaattttatatttaatttgagaAAAACTGACAGGCCTTTTAAAGTTCACTCACAATTCCTATCTTACTGTATCAACTCTTATTGACACTCCTGATTGTACTCAACATGGTACTACTCAGATTCTTTTGTGCTGTGTTACCAGGGCCACCCCAGAACACAAGGGGCaacatggtgctgggaatcaaacctaggaacTCCCTATGCAAGTCCTCTGAGTCATCTCCTTGACCCCACAGTCCCATCTCAAGATGACTCCCACACCTCTCTCTTACTCAACCTGGTGAATATGTAGATTCACTTTCAGTGACTTGTTAAAAAGTTGAGTCATATCAAGTGCTAGTATCACCTTTAGCTGCCACTGTCCACAGAATCAGAATTAAACATGGAAGTCTAAGACCCTACTTTTcactgcctttttattttttttttaatttttaattttttttttttttttggtttttgggtcacacccggcggtgctcaggggttattcctggctccatgctcagaaattgctcctggcaggcacggggaccatatgggacgccgggatttgaactgatgaccttctgcatgaaaggcaaacgccttacctccatgctatctctccggcccctaatttttaatttttaattataagaacaaagatgcagagaaaaaggacaaggtaaagttacagtggaaggaaatcACCCATaacaattctcagaagaagtccccttgcctatatcttaactttgaactttcagccaaagaacatataagataaataaaacagaatccatgtacaattactttgtcccttaaaacagttgggtttcctttttttattttggaccacacccgtttgatgctcaggggttactcctggctaagggctcagaaattgcccctggcttgggggagggggaccatatgggtagtgcttgcaaggcagacaccttacctctagcgccacctcgctggtcccaattcactgccttttttttttttttttttttttttgggtcacactcggcagtgctcaggggttattcctggctccaggctcagaaattgctcctggcaggcacaggggaccatatgggacgccgggattcgaaccgacgacctcctgcatggaaggcaaacaccttacctccatgctatctctcgggccccaattcACTGCCTTTTTAAATGCTAGGATCCAAAGAACCTTCTGCCAAAGTTAGGATTCAACTCTTAAAAGCAGAATCCAGCACAAGTAAATGGTCATCAAGTATTGAAACTCCACTTTCCAAGCTTCCACAGATCAAAGGATATGCAAGAACTACAGTGGCAGCCACTCACAGGCACTCTGGTAGTCTTGGGGTGGAAGATCTTGATGGggtggagtacatgctttgcatgcccaGGTCTGAACCAAATGCAtcatcccctgaacactactgggaaCAACAAAGGTGAGTATagataccaggtgtggccccaaaaatcaaaataaaacaaaatacagcaGCTCATTGTACGCGGTCACTCTGAACCCCTGAATAAAAAGATCAGAAAATCCTTCAGGGAGGGACAAGGATAATCTAAGGTGCTCCAGGTGTATGATACCGGCACAGGGCCAATTTTTGCTTAATTTATCAAACCAAAAGATCTGGGAGTCTGGAATGAgagctcagtgggtagggcatttgccttgcacctggcatcccacatgtcctCCAAGTACCTCCAGAAGTGCAGGACCAGCAGTAACCCTTAAGCAtacctggatgtggccccaaaacaaacaaaaatatagatccAAACCAGGAatctagcctagggtggaccatggttcaatcccccaggataccatatggtcccccaagccaggagcaatttctgagtgcacgcatagccagaagtaacccctcagggTCACCGGGTGTAGCAGGGGAGAAATCTAGCTCAGTGGATTGAAGTACTAATTTTTGCATGCTGGAGCACCAGATAATCCAGTACAATGCCCAGTTACCTGACATCATGGGGAGAGATCATGAACTAGGAGATGCCTCCAAGCATCAATTGGTGTGGCCCACTgcacccccaaattaaataactacaaaagaaaatacaagggACGGGGCattagcatagcaggtagggcgtttgccttgcacatggctgacctgggttcaatccccagcatcccatatggtcccctaagcctgcaaggagtgatttctgagtgcagagacaggagtaacccttgagtgctgccgagtgtggccccaaaaccaaaccaaagtaaagtaaaataaaataaagaaatacaagacATATAACTTACCCTGCTATTCCCAAGAAACCTCgtaatggcaatactccccaaatgaCACCTAAGACCACAGCAATAATCTGCCGAAACCAGTAGATCACGTCTAAAAATTCATCCTGTAGATGAGAGATGAtacaaacattattaaaaatgagTGACACAAGAAAAGTCTCCTGTAATAAGAGGAATAAAAAAGCTTTCCGATAAACACACCTTCCAGGGAATTTTTCTCCCCAGAAAAATGGTATAAGGTCCTACCTCCAACTCTTTATGctaaaatatggtaaaaaaacaaaacaaaacaaaacaaaaaacaaccaatacACGCCATCAACTTAAGGATGGCTCCTGGGTTCCATATTTCTAATACAAATCTTCTATAATGGTTTTTAGGCCAccatccacccaccccaccctgcatactcctggctttgtgctcaggggattgatTGATGCAAAGtaaagcaccctaccttctgtactatctctctggcactccaGATACAAATCTGAGAGAGAATCATTTACTTGCTTTTAGAAGCTGCAGGAAGGAAAACGATTGTGATTAAATAGCTGACAGTGAGTGTCTGAGCTGGGCAGAGACACGGCTGCCCACGGGCAGTACAGGCAGGCTGGTGGCCGGTCTGGGTGCAGATCGGGGCGGAAGGCCTAGAAACAACGGCGAAGATCGATCCCCGTGCCAACACCATTCACATTTCACCCGGTCGCACACTCGGATTTCTAGCCTGCCCTAGATTGCTACACACTCTTTCGAAAGAAATGACACAGCAGATCGGAGCCTGCAGGGCGCGGGGCACAGCAAGGGCAGGAGAGGAGACTCGGGCAAGGCCAAAGAGCACCGGGGCAGGAGCGCAGGCAAGAAGCGACTGCGGGCCAGGAAGCCCCAAGCCAGGCGGGGTCCCCCAGGAGATCGGGCAGACCCCCGCCACCGCACCTTGTCCTCCCAGGCCGCGTCGCTCCGCAGCGCCTTGCTCCACGCCGAGACTCGGAGCGCCCCGTTGGCCAGCTGCGGCGGAGACGGCTCCTCCTTCCGCCGCCCGCCGCTCATCCTCCCGTCGCGCCGCCCGGGCCGGGGCCTAGGGCGCGCGGGCCGGACCGGAAAGGTCGGGTCAGGGGTCAGAGGTCGCGAGGTCACGACCCGCAGGGCGGCGAGCGGCTAGCCGACCACCGAAGATCGGTTCCGGGACGGCGCGCAGGCTGGGACTGAACTCACTCAGGCCAAGCGCCCGGCTCGGCGCCGCGGGGGAGGAGCCACGCAGCGCGTCCTCCCGCCCCCGAACGTGCGCACGCAGCCAATCAGCGGCCGCGAAGCCGTGCGTGCGCTCGCTCTCCTCGGCGTAAACGCGCTCGTCGGGCGGAAGTGACGACACGGCCTGGTAAGCTCGCGGTACGGTGAGAGGGAAGGGACAAGCGTGTTGGCAACGGGACCGTCAGGGGGCGCTCTAGGGCTGAGGGATGGAGACGGAGGACGGCAGAGTCtctttggagtgtgtgtgtgtgtgtgtgtgtgtgtgtgtgtgtgtgtgtgtgtgtgtgtctctttggagtgtgtgtgtgtctctttggagagtgtgtgtgtgtctctttggagtgtgtgtatgtgtgtgtgtgtgtgtctctttggagtgtgtgtgtgtctctttggagagtgtgtgtgtgtctctttggagtgtgtgtgtgtctctttggagtgtttgtgtgtgtgtctctttggagagtgtgtgtgtgtctctttggagtgtgtgtgtgtgtctctttggagtgtgtgtgtctctttggagtgtgtgtgtgtgtctctttggAGTGTGTGTGTCTCTTTGGAGAGTGTGTGTGTCTCTTTGGAGTGTGTGTCTCTttggagtgtgtgtatgtgtgtgtgtgtctgtttggagtgtgtgtgtgtctctttggagtgtgtgtgtgtctgtttggagtgtgtgtgtgtgtctctttggagagtgtgtgtgtgtctctttggagtgtgtgtgtgtctctttggagtgtgtgtgtgtctctttggagtgtgtgtgtctctttggagtgtgtgtgtgtgtgtgtgtgtgtgtgtgtttggggtcaCATATATGGTGCTCACTCAGGGGcaattcctggctcagtgctgggGACTGGGATGGAGGTTTGCGGGTACTTTGTGGTGCTGAATCGAACCTGTGCCTTCTGCCTACCGGGGAGGCTCTCAATGCAGAGAACCATCTCTTTCCAGGCCTTCGTTGCCAGAATGTTCGTGTGTTTATTCTGTGAAGGGAtgtgggtttggggaccacacccagtgagttTAGGGGCTACTTCTGCCTTTATGCTCAGGACTGAGCCCTGACAGTTCCCGAGGGATCATCTGAGGTGCCGGGATAAAACTGGGGTCACTCAGGCAAGGCAAGCGTCTTCCTtggtgttctctctctggcccccaagacagttttgggttttatttgggtgggggagTATCTAGGGACcacacacccggtggtactcagagcttactccttactCTTGTAGAACCAGTGGGGTGCAATGAATTTAATCCaaattagctatgtgcaaggcaaggaccttacccCTTTACTCTTCTGTGTCCTCCCACCCTAGTTTTTATGGGGGAgccacatccggcagcgttcaggggttactcctgagctctatgctcagaaattgctcctggcagatgcgggggtggggtgggggaacatatgggatgctggggatcaagcccagtcTGCCCCAGttcatctgctgtgctatcacaccagcccccaCACACACCCTAGTTTTTTTAACAGGCCCTCCTGGTAGGAGCACGGTGAGAACAACATGAGAACATAGAACATAGTTGTTAGGGGCTGGTTATAGAAGCGTATCTGGATTCAACTGTATAAAGTCATAAAAGAATATCAGCAAGGTCAACCTTATCCTGTTTGTTGTTCTCCACGTTAGATGAAcataagaaactagaagaaaaaaacatttgttgtttgttttcagaatACCACAGCAGAGAGAGCAcatctgtagggcatttgccttacgcaTGGCCagcctaggactgacagtggttcaattcctggcattccatgtggtcccccaagctgccagaagcaatttctgagcacagagccaggagtaacacctgagcaccaccaggtgtgacccaaaaaaacaaaacaaaacaaaacaaaacgaaacgaaACAACAGAATACCACAGCAGATGACCACCACAATCAAATCCTAACATCCTAGGTCTTGTTTGTTAGTGGACTGATTTGGGTTCACACTCTGGTGCACAGGGCTCATTcctgcagtgctctgggaccCATATGGGGATCTAACTTAGGTccaccacatgtaagacaagtgccttacctgctggacTGACCCAGGATTTTGTCAGTCCCCAATATCCTGTTTCAGTGGGCTGGACCCCAACTGTGAAACACACTATAGACTTACCATTTGGACCATGTAGGAGGGTGCTATACCTAATATAGGTATACACCTTAGCCCTGATACAAAATCTTGATAATTTTAGTCCTTCCTCTTTATTGGTTAGTTTTCCTTtcttatgggatgttggaggaAATATAGTGAAACCTAATAAGTTCACTCCAATTTGGAAGAATACACATTGGTATAAAACCTTGTTACAGGGCCAGGCCGGGcggacaaaaaacaaacaaacaaacaacaacaacaccttgttacaggggccggagagatagaatggagatagggcaattgccttgcatgcagaaggacggtggttcgaatcctggcatcccatatggtcccctgagcctgccaggagcgatttctgagcatagagccaggagtaacccctgagcgctgccgggtgtgacccaaaaacaacaacaacaaaaaaaaaaaaaaccttgttacaggggctggagtgatatgatagcacagtggataggacgttggacttgcacacaaccaacccaggtttgatccccctgcatcccatatggtcccccgtgcctgccagcagtgatttctgagctcagatccaggagtaacccctgagtgctgaaggGAGtactaaaatagtaaaataaagaacTTGTTATAGACCCCCTGGTAACTTTTAATGCTGAAGACAAACATCATTACCATGACTGTTGGAATGCCTAGCCCTAGTCCgaaaaggaaatattttcctCTGTGGGGTAATGATAAATAAAGGCTGTAAAGAGGAAACTTCAGATGCTGGGACTTCGGGAAGGTAGCTCTGAAGGATGAGGAGCAGATAGACAATGGGAATGATGAAACTATGTGGCTAATCTGTAGCAGGGAGGGCCATGTTGAaaagttgttttggtttgttttggtttttgggtcacacccagcagcgctcgggttactcctggctctatgccatatgggatgccgggattcaaaccaccgtccttctgtatgcaaggcaaatgctctacctccatgctatctctctggccccgaaaagtTGTTTTTATCTCAAAAGTTGAGAAAGTCACAAATAGGATTTGAGCAAAAGACATATCACTTTTCAGTTTTTGTTCTAACAAGATAGACTGGTGTGCAGGGGGCCAAGAACAGAGTGGGAGTCTAGTT contains:
- the RAB5IF gene encoding respirasome Complex Assembly Factor 1 produces the protein MSGGRRKEEPSPPQLANGALRVSAWSKALRSDAAWEDKDEFLDVIYWFRQIIAVVLGVIWGVLPLRGFLGIAGFCLINAGVLYLYFSNYLQIDEEEYGGTWELTKEGFMTSFALFMVIWIIFYTAIHYD